Proteins encoded in a region of the Actinomycetota bacterium genome:
- a CDS encoding 3'-5' exonuclease, with translation MRRLAEARRRRQARAALARADLPEPVRVHLSTPRPPDRLPWRQVTYTVLDLETTGLDPATDAIVAAGGLRVLDGRAAAATAFRLLVRPDRQVPTAAIRIHGLLPSELAAAPPLVEQLTALLDRTVGDVLVVHVAEVDQAFLDAAMRRLWGCPLNATVLDTARMAAALNRRLQLARPPGRRPGTSLRLADLATAHGLPVHPEHDPLHDALTTAQLFLALATRLERHGRGTLGALRRVAGRT, from the coding sequence ATGCGCCGGCTCGCGGAGGCCCGTCGACGCCGCCAAGCCCGCGCTGCGCTGGCTCGCGCCGACCTGCCCGAACCGGTCCGCGTCCACCTGTCCACCCCCAGGCCGCCGGACCGCCTGCCCTGGCGGCAGGTCACCTACACCGTGCTCGACCTGGAAACCACCGGCCTCGACCCGGCCACCGATGCAATCGTGGCCGCCGGGGGGCTGCGGGTGCTCGACGGCCGGGCTGCCGCGGCCACCGCGTTCCGGTTGCTGGTCCGCCCCGACCGCCAGGTGCCCACCGCCGCAATCCGCATCCACGGCCTGCTGCCCAGTGAGCTCGCGGCCGCGCCGCCGCTGGTTGAGCAGCTGACGGCGCTGCTGGACCGTACCGTGGGCGACGTACTGGTGGTGCACGTCGCCGAGGTCGACCAGGCCTTCCTGGATGCCGCGATGCGCCGGCTGTGGGGCTGCCCGCTCAACGCCACCGTGCTGGATACCGCGCGCATGGCCGCCGCGCTGAACCGCCGGCTGCAGCTGGCCCGGCCGCCCGGGCGGCGGCCAGGGACCTCCCTGCGGCTGGCCGACCTGGCCACGGCCCACGGGCTGCCGGTCCACCCCGAACACGACCCGCTGCACGACGCCCTGACCACCGCCCAGCTGTTCCTCGCCCTGGCGACCCGGCTGGAACGCCACGGACGCGGCACGCTCGGGGCCCTGCGCCGGGTCGCCGGGCGAACATGA
- a CDS encoding lipopolysaccharide assembly protein LapA domain-containing protein translates to MTGRADNDRQEHGTMSAERPAAGGPEPTPAERSLPPEPEAAAPTDAEPTLAEHTIEPTRTSMVWTMVGIGVILLVAILVFILQNGQRVRVRFLMVDGTLQLGVALLFAALLGALLVLVAGAARVLQLRVVARRHRRTDQTP, encoded by the coding sequence ATGACCGGTCGAGCGGATAACGATCGTCAGGAGCACGGAACCATGAGCGCAGAACGGCCAGCGGCCGGAGGGCCAGAGCCGACTCCGGCCGAACGCTCGCTACCACCCGAACCGGAGGCGGCGGCGCCGACCGACGCCGAGCCGACCCTGGCCGAGCACACCATCGAGCCGACCCGGACCAGCATGGTGTGGACAATGGTCGGTATCGGCGTGATCCTCCTGGTCGCCATCCTGGTCTTCATCCTCCAGAACGGCCAGCGTGTGCGGGTGCGGTTCCTGATGGTGGACGGCACGCTCCAGCTTGGTGTGGCGTTGTTGTTCGCCGCGCTGCTGGGTGCGCTGCTGGTACTGGTGGCGGGCGCGGCGCGGGTGCTGCAGCTGCGCGTGGTCGCACGCCGCCATCGTCGCACCGACCAGACGCCGTAA